Genomic window (Gelria sp. Kuro-4):
GGTGCTCGCCGGCTCGTCCGGGCTCGACCGTGTGATAAAGACCGTCACCGTGCTGGAAGCTCCGGACAGTTATGAATGGATAAAAGGAAATGAGTTGGCGCTGACCATCGGCTACATGTACAAAGACAAGCCTGAGCTGCTTGCCCCGCTAGTTGAAGAGCTGGCGCGAAGGGGTGCGGCCGCCCTGGGGATCAAGTTCAAGCGCTACCTATCGGACGTGCCGCAGGCCGTCCGGGAAAAGGCGGACCGGTTGGGTTTCCCGGTGCTCACCATCCCTTATGACTGCGGTTGGATTGACATCCTGAAACCGCTTTACCATTACCTGCTTGACGAGGAAACTAAGAGGCGTTATCACGCGCAGCAGGTCAACGCCCACTTCATCGAAATTCTCTTGAAAAACAAGGGCCTGACCCCCCTGCTTCAGAGCCTGAGCGAGATGATAATGTCTCCGGTAGCCGTCTTCGATGCCTACCACGAGGAGCTGGCCCGCGCCTTCCCACCCGGCCGGACGCCACGAGGTGCGCCGCCCGAAGGCCCCGGGTTAACCTATCCCATTTTCCTCCCCAAGGCCAAGGCGGGGTATTTAATCGTTTACGCGGCGGGTCCCATAACTCCGCTCGACACCGTCACCATCAACCAAGCGCTCACAGCCATCGCTCTAGAGTTCCTCAAGGAACAGGCGATCAGGGAAGTTGAAAGAAGGTACGAAAATCAATTTCTCACCGACCTTTTAAACGGCAACTTTGATTCGAAAGAAGTAGTGCTGAGACGGGCGCAGGTCTTCGGCTGGAACTTCGCCTGGGGGCACATAGCGGTTCTGGTGGAAATCGATCAGTTCAACGAATACTTGCTGGAGCACGGCAACGCCGACGTTTACCGCATGAGAAGGGACCAGCTCCTCGAGCTGGCCAAGAAAGAGTTTTCCCGCCGCCTGCCGCAGGCCGTCGTCTCCGATCACGGCAACCGGGTCCTCATTATTACCCTGGGGCCGACAGAAACTGCATCCTCCAAGCTCAAGGCCCAGGTTGCGGAAGCCGTCACCGGGCTCGTAGCCGAAGTGGCCCGCGTTTTGACCCCTTTTACCGCCTCCGCCGGGCTGAGCGCCTATTACCGGGAAATCACCGATCTTCGTTGCAGCTACACCGAGGCCAAAGAGGCGCTCGCCTTTGGGCGCGCTTTCAAGGGTCCGGGGTCGGTGACCTGTTTTGACGACCTGGGTGTCTACCGCCTGCTCTGCAACCAGTCGCGGGAACGGCTGGCCGCTTTCGCCCGGCAATACTTGGGACCCCTCCTGGAGTGCCAGGCGAAGCAAAAAGCGAACCTCCTTGAGACGCTGCGCACCTACCTCCGGCACGGGGGAAACATCAGCGCGGCCGCTGAAGCCATGTACCTGCACCGGCGGACGCTGCAGTACCGGCTGCGCAAGATACAAGGCATCTTACAGGTCGATCTGGCCGATCCCGTAAACAGGCTGAACCTATCCGTCGCTTTTATGGCTCTGGCCCTTCTCGACGGCAAGGAAGCTTAGGTAAAAACGAAAAGGTTCTACGGCTTTCAATAGGGCTGCCGGCGGACCGCGACAGCCTGCGAAGTTCATCCGGAGGTGGTCGAGAACCTCCGGCCTTTTTTATCGCAGAGGGAAATTGTTGGCTAAGTTTTTGGTCAGGGTGGTCAAAGGTAAATGCACTAAAAGATAGAACGATTACAAGCAAAGGAGGGAAACAAATGGCCCGCTTTGACTTGCTCGTCATAAATGCCCGCATTGTCGATGGCACAGGTGCCCCCTGGTACCGCGGTGAAGTGGCCGTAAAAGACGGCAAGATCGCTTATATCGGCGCACCGGGGGAAACAGCGCCGGCGGACGCTTCTAAAGTGGTCGACGCCGGCGA
Coding sequences:
- a CDS encoding PucR family transcriptional regulator; protein product: MAITVREALTIGPLVHSAVLAGSSGLDRVIKTVTVLEAPDSYEWIKGNELALTIGYMYKDKPELLAPLVEELARRGAAALGIKFKRYLSDVPQAVREKADRLGFPVLTIPYDCGWIDILKPLYHYLLDEETKRRYHAQQVNAHFIEILLKNKGLTPLLQSLSEMIMSPVAVFDAYHEELARAFPPGRTPRGAPPEGPGLTYPIFLPKAKAGYLIVYAAGPITPLDTVTINQALTAIALEFLKEQAIREVERRYENQFLTDLLNGNFDSKEVVLRRAQVFGWNFAWGHIAVLVEIDQFNEYLLEHGNADVYRMRRDQLLELAKKEFSRRLPQAVVSDHGNRVLIITLGPTETASSKLKAQVAEAVTGLVAEVARVLTPFTASAGLSAYYREITDLRCSYTEAKEALAFGRAFKGPGSVTCFDDLGVYRLLCNQSRERLAAFARQYLGPLLECQAKQKANLLETLRTYLRHGGNISAAAEAMYLHRRTLQYRLRKIQGILQVDLADPVNRLNLSVAFMALALLDGKEA